The bacterium sequence GCCGTCACGAGCGGCATCTCCGGGGCGCCGGGCCTGTTCGACGTGACCCTGCGGACGGCCGGGAGCGATGAGTCCCCCCCGCAGGACCTGGACGCCTTCCGCGTCGGCGCCGTGATCCAGGCCACCGGCTGGCGGCCGGTGGATCCCCGCGGGAACCTGCCGTACGGTCAGGTCCCCGACGTCGTCCTGAACGTGGATCTGGAGGAAATGGTCAAGGCAGGGGGCGCTCTCACACGCCCCTCCGACGGCAAGGAGGTGACGCGCATCGCCTTCATCCAGTGCGGCGGCAGCCGGGACCCGCAGCACCACTCCTACTGCTCGTCCATCTGCTGCCTCACCTCGCTCAAGCAGGCCCTGTACCTGCGCGAGCGCAACGTCGAAGCCAAGGCCTTCATCTTCTACGAGTTCATCCGGACCCCGGGGCAGTACGAGGACTTCTACCGCCGGGTCCAGGAGGATCCGGGCGTCTTTTTGACCCGGGGCGACGTCACGGACGTCGCGCGCGGTGGGGACGGGCAGCTCGTGGTCTCGGTGCGCGACACCATGCTCGGCGAGCACGTCCGGGTGGAGGTGGACCTGGTGGTGCTGGCGGCGGGGATGAAGCCCAACGCCGCGGACGGGGAGGCCATCCGGGCCCTGGAGGACGCCAAGGTCGCCGCCGCCGAGGGGGAATCCGAGATCCAGCGTGCCGAGGCCGCGGCGAAGGTCGAACGGCTGAAGACTCACGAGGGAACCAAGATCCTCAACCTGGCCTACCGCCAGGGCCCCGATCTGCCAGCCCTGGAGTACGGCTTCCCGGACTCCCACTTCATCTGCTTCCCCTACGAGAGTCGGCGCACCGGCGTCTATCCCGCCGGCTGCGTGCGGCAGCCGATGGACGGCCGGTCCAGCCGGGACGACGCCACAGGCGCGGCCCTGAAGGCGATCCAGTGCGTCGAGATGACCTCGCGCGGCGAGGCGGTCCATCCCCGGGCGGGGGACAGGTCCTACCCGGATTTCTTCATGCAGCGCTGCACCCAGTGCAAGCGGTGCACCGAGGAATGCCCCTTCGGCGTGCTCAACGAGGACGAGAAGGGCACGCCCCTGCTCCAGGCTACCCGCTGCCGCCGCTGCGGGATCTGCCTGGGGGCCTGTCCCGAACGCATCGTCTCCTTCAAGGACTACTCGGTGGAGATCATCGCGTCGATGATCAAGGCGGTCGAGATACCGGACGAGTTCGAGGAGAAGCCGCGCATCCTGGCGCTGATGTGCGAGAACGACGCGGTGCCGGCCCTGGATCTCGCGGCGCAGCACCGCCTGCGGATCACTCCCTTCGTGCGGGTCGTCCCCGTGCGCTGCCTCGGATCGGTCAACGTGGAGTGGGTCAACCAGGCCGTGTCGGTCGGCTTCGACGGCGTGCTGCTGATCGGCTGCAAGTACGGCGACGACTACCAGTGCCACTTCATCAAGGGGAGCGAGCTGGCCAACGCACGCGGCGAGAACATCCGGGAGAAGCTGGAGAAGATGGCCATGGAGGAACAGCGGGTGGAGATCCATCAGCTGGAGGTCGACGAGTACGATAAGCTGCCGGCGATCTTCGCGGACTTCGCGGAGGTGATCGAGGGCATCGGCATGAATCCCTTCAAGGGGATGTGACGGGCGCGCGGAAGTCGCGTCGGGTCGGAGGGGACGGGACAGTGGCTGAAGCCGAGAAGAGCTCGTGGACGGCGACGGAGACGGAGGCGGGCGGGAGACCGCCGGCCGCTCCCGCCGTCGCC is a genomic window containing:
- a CDS encoding hydrogenase iron-sulfur subunit, with amino-acid sequence MAEKIGVFICTGYGIADALDIEALGKVATDECGAAFCRTVPSCEGTDLDAIVQDIEREELDGAVIAGISARRYEDHRLPAGVVVEKVALREHVVWCQPPGEEDTQMLAEDYLRMYIAKVGKMSCPEPFRPEEPIDKTILVVGGGVTGLTAALEAARTGYEVRLVEKSARLGGWLAKQHRSIPTRPPYRELEDTGVEALVAEVAGHPLIRVYTSAVTSGISGAPGLFDVTLRTAGSDESPPQDLDAFRVGAVIQATGWRPVDPRGNLPYGQVPDVVLNVDLEEMVKAGGALTRPSDGKEVTRIAFIQCGGSRDPQHHSYCSSICCLTSLKQALYLRERNVEAKAFIFYEFIRTPGQYEDFYRRVQEDPGVFLTRGDVTDVARGGDGQLVVSVRDTMLGEHVRVEVDLVVLAAGMKPNAADGEAIRALEDAKVAAAEGESEIQRAEAAAKVERLKTHEGTKILNLAYRQGPDLPALEYGFPDSHFICFPYESRRTGVYPAGCVRQPMDGRSSRDDATGAALKAIQCVEMTSRGEAVHPRAGDRSYPDFFMQRCTQCKRCTEECPFGVLNEDEKGTPLLQATRCRRCGICLGACPERIVSFKDYSVEIIASMIKAVEIPDEFEEKPRILALMCENDAVPALDLAAQHRLRITPFVRVVPVRCLGSVNVEWVNQAVSVGFDGVLLIGCKYGDDYQCHFIKGSELANARGENIREKLEKMAMEEQRVEIHQLEVDEYDKLPAIFADFAEVIEGIGMNPFKGM